From a region of the Methylocystis hirsuta genome:
- a CDS encoding c-type cytochrome has product MIRAIAVIALCVLSACSDMSNQPKQRSYSPLVGPAQTPPGIVAFLYRKPNAPPLTLALIERGQQRYRIFCTPCHSELGNGQGMIVQRGFPAPPSYDSERLLQAPTRHFVDVIAQGHGAMYSYAARVPPADQWAIAAYIRALQKSQNASATDLAAAKAETAP; this is encoded by the coding sequence GTGATCCGGGCCATCGCCGTCATCGCCCTTTGCGTGCTGAGCGCCTGCAGCGACATGAGCAATCAGCCCAAGCAACGAAGCTATTCGCCGCTCGTCGGGCCAGCACAGACGCCGCCCGGCATCGTCGCCTTTCTCTACCGCAAACCGAACGCGCCGCCACTGACGCTCGCGCTCATCGAGCGTGGGCAGCAGCGCTATCGAATTTTTTGTACGCCCTGTCACTCCGAGCTTGGCAACGGCCAAGGCATGATTGTCCAGCGCGGCTTTCCAGCGCCGCCCTCCTATGACAGCGAACGACTGCTCCAAGCGCCGACGCGCCATTTCGTCGATGTGATCGCTCAAGGCCACGGCGCTATGTATTCCTATGCCGCGCGCGTGCCGCCTGCCGATCAGTGGGCGATCGCCGCCTATATTCGCGCCTTGCAAAAAAGCCAGAATGCATCGGCGACGGATCTTGCAGCCGCAAAAGCGGAGACCGCGCCGTGA
- a CDS encoding SCO family protein: MKPLLTLLALLLLNNLPAYAQRTPNITGVAYKQKLGALLPLESAFTDADGQDVRIGDVFNRAPVILVLGYFHCDRLCGVTRLALLRAAQKAGLSAGSDYVFVAISIDPTEKTDAAREAREIDFAAASPIGAAEGFRYLTGTPENIRAVAEAVGYIYRNGARPQTFIHPIGAVVLTAPGVVSAYLSGIGSSHEAIRGAVEAAATQNIAPRASPALLLCFDFDSTTGRYTFAIMKFLRIGAAGMILALAAMIYREFRKGARV; this comes from the coding sequence ATGAAGCCGCTTCTTACGCTACTGGCGTTGCTGCTTCTCAACAACCTCCCGGCCTATGCGCAACGGACGCCCAACATAACGGGCGTTGCATACAAGCAGAAACTCGGCGCCCTCCTGCCGTTAGAAAGCGCGTTCACCGACGCGGACGGACAAGACGTTCGTATTGGTGATGTATTCAATCGCGCGCCGGTCATTCTCGTGCTCGGCTACTTCCATTGCGATAGGCTCTGCGGCGTGACGCGCCTTGCACTGTTGCGCGCGGCGCAGAAGGCGGGATTGTCGGCGGGCTCTGATTATGTCTTCGTCGCGATCAGCATCGATCCGACCGAAAAGACCGACGCCGCACGAGAGGCGCGCGAGATCGATTTCGCCGCGGCGTCGCCAATCGGGGCGGCCGAGGGATTCCGCTATCTTACCGGAACGCCGGAGAACATTCGCGCCGTAGCCGAGGCTGTCGGATATATTTATCGTAACGGCGCGCGTCCGCAGACCTTCATTCATCCGATCGGCGCCGTTGTCCTTACGGCGCCCGGCGTCGTCTCAGCTTATCTCTCCGGCATTGGCTCCTCTCACGAAGCAATACGCGGCGCGGTCGAAGCCGCCGCGACGCAGAATATTGCGCCGCGCGCATCCCCGGCGCTCTTGCTCTGCTTCGATTTCGATTCGACCACCGGCCGATACACATTCGCCATCATGAAATTCCTGCGGATCGGCGCGGCGGGGATGATCCTAGCGCTTGCGGCGATGATCTATCGCGAGTTCCGCAAAGGAGCGCGCGTATGA
- the coxB gene encoding cytochrome c oxidase subunit II, whose product MNGYWPSATVEGREVDFLLLALLLVSYAVLALVFGLILLYMVRYRAGSGVSRGARSRKTWRFEISWTAATLAIFFGLFIWGGDLYVRLFQPPADALQIYVVGKQWMWKVEHQGGQREINALHIPINRPIQLVMTSEDVIHDFAVPAFRIKHDVLPGRYETLWFQVDTTGVFQLFCTQLCGVGHYSMTGEIVAMSQPDFEKWLANGAGPEGHEDMAAAGKELFTAHGCSGCHGEGGVGGSPETTGVQAPALSGLYGRSVKLQTGATVTADDKFIRDCILTPDKTPVAGYPQIMPSFSGQISEEKVLRLIAYIKSLKSGSRT is encoded by the coding sequence ATGAATGGCTACTGGCCAAGCGCCACGGTCGAGGGACGTGAAGTCGACTTTCTGCTCCTCGCGCTTTTGCTCGTGTCATACGCGGTTCTCGCCCTCGTCTTCGGGCTGATCCTTCTCTACATGGTTCGATATCGCGCCGGCAGCGGCGTCTCTCGCGGCGCGCGATCGCGCAAGACATGGCGTTTCGAGATCAGCTGGACAGCGGCGACGCTGGCGATCTTTTTTGGCTTGTTTATCTGGGGCGGCGATCTTTACGTGCGCCTTTTCCAGCCGCCCGCCGACGCCTTGCAGATCTACGTCGTCGGCAAGCAATGGATGTGGAAGGTCGAGCATCAGGGCGGCCAGCGCGAGATCAACGCACTACACATACCCATCAACCGGCCGATCCAGCTCGTAATGACTTCGGAAGACGTCATTCACGATTTTGCCGTGCCGGCGTTTCGCATCAAGCACGACGTTCTGCCAGGCCGCTACGAAACCCTCTGGTTTCAAGTCGACACGACGGGCGTCTTCCAACTCTTCTGCACTCAGCTTTGCGGCGTCGGCCATTACTCGATGACCGGCGAAATCGTCGCCATGTCGCAGCCGGATTTTGAAAAATGGCTGGCGAACGGCGCGGGGCCTGAAGGCCACGAAGACATGGCGGCCGCTGGCAAAGAACTCTTCACGGCGCATGGATGCAGCGGCTGTCACGGCGAAGGCGGGGTGGGCGGATCGCCGGAGACGACCGGCGTACAAGCGCCGGCGTTGAGCGGACTGTATGGCCGCTCCGTCAAATTGCAAACCGGCGCGACTGTAACGGCGGACGATAAATTCATCCGCGACTGCATCCTCACGCCCGACAAGACGCCGGTCGCCGGCTATCCGCAGATCATGCCGTCCTTCTCAGGACAGATCAGCGAAGAAAAAGTGCTGCGACTCATCGCTTATATCAAATCGCTCAAATCGGGGAGCCGGACATGA
- a CDS encoding DUF3341 domain-containing protein, giving the protein MSREDKTLMAPNGLAATFLSEEASLAALARLDEANVGDTQLFSPLAPERTPRPTRLPAVALALGLLGAGVAFGLQTYANVVAYPLDIGGRPPFSWPSFIPIAFEVGVLSAVLATIIGAGALCGFTRYYDPVDQTRAIRDAMIDRWVIVVRAVNSDALARSRDIMQDCDARMIEEAEL; this is encoded by the coding sequence ATGAGTCGCGAGGACAAAACGCTAATGGCGCCGAATGGTCTAGCGGCCACCTTCCTGTCGGAAGAAGCGTCGCTCGCGGCGCTTGCACGCCTAGACGAAGCGAATGTTGGCGACACGCAGCTCTTCAGCCCCCTCGCGCCGGAGCGGACGCCCAGGCCGACGCGACTCCCAGCCGTCGCGCTCGCTCTGGGCTTGCTCGGCGCCGGCGTTGCCTTCGGCCTGCAAACTTATGCAAATGTCGTCGCTTATCCGCTGGATATCGGCGGGCGCCCGCCGTTTTCCTGGCCTTCGTTCATCCCCATCGCTTTCGAGGTGGGCGTTTTGTCCGCCGTGCTCGCCACGATCATTGGGGCCGGCGCGCTCTGTGGCTTCACCCGCTATTACGACCCCGTCGATCAAACCAGGGCCATCCGCGACGCGATGATCGATCGTTGGGTGATCGTCGTGCGCGCGGTCAATTCTGACGCTTTGGCGCGGTCGCGTGACATCATGCAAGACTGCGACGCGCGCATGATCGAAGAGGCCGAGCTGTGA